tTTGTCAGCCTCAGCTACAGCGAAGTCTCACCTGGCATTGCCATCTGGTATCTAGCAtcagtttttgtttcataaGCTCCttcttgaatatattttattgtgaCAAAGTGATAGGATTTGACAGGATCACAAACCtggttaaaagcaaaatgtccaaaattattttgccttGGACTTTATTCACACCTGGAGAGATATTGAGCTCCGTAGGAAGAGGGCAATTGcaacttaacattttttttactgtaatacCTACAGCATCTTTTAGCTGATGTATTCCTTTATGAAGGAGTATATTGAAAACTTTATTTGTtgcaaagccaaaatatttcttgatgTTGAAGTATCACActacttgttcttttttaaggTAAATCACGTAATAACATGAACATTATCTTAATAACAGCATACTGTGCTTTCAGTACAAGTTGACtagtaatttatattttctcttccaggctAGTAAAGTACCTTTCTGTAAATTTCATCTTGGAGACAGACCCATCCCTGTTACGTTTAAGAGAGCAATTGCTGCACTTTCTTTCTGGCAAAAAGTCAAGCTTGCTTGGGGCCTTTGCTTCTTATCTGACCCAATCAGGTATGAATAAACATCCCGTATGTTTATCAGAGAATTGTTCAGCTCTGCAGTGTGACTTGGTAGAAGCTCAAAGGTCTTGGTACGCAACCTCATGTGGTAAAACCTTAAATTAATGAGGTAGATAGATATACAAACTACATGTCAGTAAGGTatttaaaagaagtatttaaagtattaaaaagaagtattaaaagaagtatttaaaagaaagctggCTTTCTGATCCTGTTACATCTTTGTTTAGTGGTATTTTGATGCATTACGTCCAGGCTGTGGATCATGTTGAAGTAAAGATTCAGTGCTGTGTACAATTGaataataactaaaaatatttttttttgatttttttttaatgctgaaattaaagtttttcCCAGCACTACTGTGTGGATATTGTAAATGTAAGAGAAAGCAGGGCCTCAGGATGTTAACTTAAACTGCCTTAAGTTTTCCAGAGGACTTGGGCCTGCTGTGTTAAGTCACATCTGGATCAGGGCAGCTGGAGAACTGAGTCAACATCTGCTATCTGAGCAGATTTGGGGAACAAGAGAAAACACTTCAAGTTTGTGGGCAACGTGTCTGACTCTGAATGAACATGACCTTTATAAAGGGACACTGTTAGGAGTTCCTGCCTTACAGTAATACTTCTCAGATGGCtcttctcttgctttgtttGGTTTCCTCTGCCCTTTAGAGAAACCACTGTGCCaagtttgcttcctttttgcttctggACGCAAGTAGGTGTGAGATAACTCGCTTGAACTGGGTGAGAACATGCACAGCTGTCCTCCGAAATTCCATCTGCTCCTACCAGACTTGCAGTGGTGGGAGGCTTGCCAGAAATGGGTTCCCAGTGCATGTGGTCCCTGGATCTCCGTGCCTGTGACGGGAGCTCCATGCAGCTCATAAAGTAATCTGTCAGTTTTTTTCAGGCACTTGAAACTGGGCCAGGGCTCAAACTGTAGTAAGGACAATTGAGTCTTCTGTTTCCCAGCTTTAGCATTTACTTAATTGTTGTTTCCTGTAAATGCTTGTTACgttcatctgtaaaatgtttgGCCAGCTTTCAATCTATTAAATACAGTTGGTTTTGTTAATTAATGGTCTAATACCAACTTGAAGCTATTTGCATGCTTCTGGGGGGCATTGGAGGGCGTATTTCTCAGCAAATTctcacatttttcattcatcCCAAggtaatttcagttttcaactgaaaaaataagataattgTGCTTAGCTATACCTTTAACATAATATCCCAATTGTTATCGTACAATTGATGGGTTTGCAGCATTGGTGACTTTAAAAGTAACGTGGGTAGGAGTTGAGAAGGAAAGGTGGTTATAATTAGGAAGCTGTTGGGGGCGGTTGTGTAGATAAGATCACTCAGCCATCAACACGAGATTCTACTGAAAATGGAGTAATTGAAAATCAGACTTTTGTCAGTCTGTTTCTGTGATCTTTGAAAGCTAGCAAGGCTCTCTTCGGTTGTCTCTGCCATTTGTAGTACCTTCTGATCTcaagtgtattaaaaaaagtttgggCATCCTTCTTGAATAGGTAGTGATGCAAAAACAGATGATTCTGGTGCCACAAACCATGACTGTACCACAGCTGTGGCTGCGAACAAAGGTTAACAGcacctatttaaaataataacaataacaatacaAAAGCTCATTAAATTCACTCCCACAGTTCTTATTTCCTGCCCACTTCTATTCTTCCGTTCAGGGAATTGATTAATAACTTTCACTTCCCTGCTGAAGGCCTGTGACTAACAGAAGGGCTGCAGAACTCCTTCCATCCCTGCAGACTGTGCCTGACAGCGTGTGGTTTTGTTCCTTAAATAGAGCCTCTGTGCGTTCAGCGATCGGATCTGCTTCCTCAGGGGTGCTGTGTTGCCTTTTTTAAGCTTATGACTATAAAGTAGAAGTGGGGCACCGGGATAACTCTTTCCTTTGAAGCCCTGGTGCTTTTGCTCagttttttaaacttcagctttttaaaCTGGGAAGGGTGAATATTCAGTTGAACTGCCTGAAGGCAAGTGacctctcttctttcccttgcCCTCACTGTAGAGGCATTGTTCAGTATCCAGCTTTACAGGCCTGTGCAGACTGCTTTGCTCTGGGAGAGGACAACTGTCCAGCGTGGGTTTATGTGAATGTGTGCAACACCTTCTTATTTATTGGTTTGTATTGGGATTTGGAAGTATAACATCGATACTgagaaaatttcctttctttcagtaaagatgATGTGGAGAAATGCAAGCAGAAGGACTTGCTGGAGCAGATGATGGCAGAAATGATTGGAGAATTCCCTGATCTTCATCGAACGATTGTCTCTGAACGAGATATTTACTTGACCTACATGCTGaagcaagcagcaaagcagatAGAACTACCTCGAGCTTCAGAAAGTAATTGTCTTAAAGCAGATAACATAACCAGCAATGGGTTTTTTTGCGTGCTATTACAAATTTCAGTTGTTCTTGGGAAATCTGTGATGTTCTGCGGGTTTATCCGAGACAGATGCTGCATGTCACGGAAGCTGACACTGCTTGAAAAGTTAAAAGGCATATTACTCCTGTTGCAACCTCCTATAGAAGTAAAGAAATTCCTCAGAGCAATAGGCTCCAAATTATGATTCTTTTCTCATTATGCTATTCAAAAGTGGAAAATACTGATTAGCCTGACAACTTTTTGAAAAGGCAGGCATCTGGTATTACAGCACAGCATGGGACAGACGAGGCATGTGTTCCCTGTCTCGCTGTCTCACCAAATTCACTGTCACCAATAGCTGCTCAGGCACAGATTTCCTGCTAAACTAATTAACTCTAATTTCAGCATTCATCATACTTTGCTTATGATATATTGGGCTCCTAGGAGCTCCTGAATGTGTGTGACAAATACAGACTCGGCATGTTTCAGCGAGTTGTAAGCATACGGAATAATTCTATTTCTCTAGCCTTTGGAAGTAATTTGCTGCCATGTGTGATCTGCGTGTCCTTTATTCATATATACATGCCTGTCCTTATATAtttgtgtgagtgtgtgtgtgtgtatatatatatatatgcacatacttAAGTAGTTACTGATTTTAATCACTTCAGTGCAGACCTCTGGCACTGTCTTGTGATTGCAGAAGTGATGAAGGGATTGCATTTGTGTTCTTGCATCTCCCTTGTCTAGCATTACTTCAATGCTGCCTTCATGAAATTTCCCCAAACACTATAATATCCACTGTTAATGCAGGTGGCATGGCTGAAGTAGGCATGAATGCATTCAGTCACTCGATCTAAGGAGCAGACTGGGTCATGAGCCACAAGAATTGTGTAGCAATTtacctgcatttttaatttctttaaatttgccTTAAGGTCAGAGTCTCTGGATCACTGGTTTAGTGAATGTCTGCGAAACCGAAGGGGTTTTATATGGattaaatatatagatatatatatttccataaataaatatttatggaaataaaagatgGGGCCACAAAAGACAGTAGTGTAAGTGTATCATCTGGCAGGTAAGTCCTCTGCCTCAGTCTCTTAGTAAACAAGACAGTGCCTGAGGTGGTTTTGTTAAGAAGCTGTGCATTATTTAGAAGCttttctgttaattattttcattgtgtcATGGTGCCGGTTTTTCCACGGGGAGAGAGGAAATCCCAAAACTTTAAGAACACTTCAACTTCACTGGGTGTTGTGCAAGCTTGTTGGTAGATCAGAGGGGAGAGCGAGCGCTGGCATGCGTTGAAGTGGTCTGACGGTGGCTGGCTGGCTACTGCACACAAATAGCGCAGGTTTTGCTGTTACTTGCTGCAGCCAGGTCTGTACTGGGCAGCTTAGCAGGGTCAGGCATGGTCTCAAGCCCTCTTCTCTGGCTCTTTGTGCGTGTTAGCCCACGTTTTGTCACAATCTGGTTGCGTGCCAACTGTCCGAAGCTGTGAGCAAAGCTCTGCTCAAGAGACAGCAAGGACCAAGGCTGTTCCCAATAAACGCTACAGAAACATGACCCgtgcagggaaggaaagaaatgaatttaGAGGGCTCATACTCCAGCTTCAGGGTGGAGTGTAGCCAGTTCTGTTTACTGGAACAAATATTTCCTGACAATACAGAAGTTATGCTGAATTTCTTCCAGACTTCCAGCAAAAGAGGCAGTCGGTGAGATATGTATTAATTTCAGTATGTGACAAAGTTTTAATATGTAGGAGGAGGAGCTTCTTAGAAAATACTCTTCTGTAATCTCGCGTATTACCTGTTTGTTTATAGCTTGAAACTACTTCTTTTACTGATGCATTCCATTGTCTCCGTTCCTTTCCTAGCTGAACCTAGAAGATATATCCCTGCTGTTGTAGTTGGTGTGGTTGGGATGGGTCATGTACCTGGAATTGAAAAGAACTGGAACTCTGACTTAAATATCCAGGAAATAATGAGGTATGTCATCCTTTCCTGTGTCCTGACATAACAGCTTCTCTTGCTGAAAATCTGCAATGAGTGattgtttggggttttcttgGTTGTCGTGGCTTAAAGAAATGTCTCTGCTGTAATCCCTGCCCTGTCAGCTCACTGACTTGCTGTGCAGATCGTGTGcgcagcaaaggaaaaggaactgtcaaagaaaaaaagaacgTAATTGGTTGGCTATTGAGGGAAATAAGACGAGAAAATGCCcttgtttagaaagaaaacctaTTGATCCATGTGTAAGGCTTTTCAAATGAGACTTCAAATGAGATCTGTAGAAGGTGACAAAACGAGGCTTCCAGTCTAGCTTAGATAAATACAAACTGAGATTCAAAGTTTTTGTTGCATCAGGCTCTGTGGGTTCTGGGAAGATTATTGCTGTTGCTTATCACCGACTTTTTGGCTGGATATAAAAGTAATAGTATGTTTTAATGAATACACTCAACACGGGCTGATCTAAGCCACGCACCTGCAGAACTACACTCCAATGTAACTGTTAAAATAGATGTATGTGCCCTataaaagaaggaattaaaGAACCAAAATGTTCAGACTGTGTATTCTATAAAGCCGCAAAGGTCAGGACGTCAGAAATGTAGGAGGGATTATAGTACGATCTGGTAATACCGGTCTGCAGTGGTTTGGGATAGTGGAGCCTTTCAAATATTAGTGCTTTATCTTATCACAGCCATTTACTATGTTTGTGTAAGCACCTCAGTGTTCCTGTTTCATCAGAGGCtctgaaatacaaaagagaCTGTGCCCTGGCTACATGGAGTACCTGGGCATCTAAAATAAGCTTTAGAGGGTAAAATCCAGGTACTCTGGGTATCTGGATCCACAAATGGAAAGAGTGCAGAAGCCTTGCCTAAGTCTTTCTCGAGGCTAAACCGAGCTCGGACTTACAAACTAGACATCTATATCCCTCTGCACCTTCTCAAATAACCTGTAAAATGAGCTTGCAAGAATGTATAATTATATGGTTAATGCTGGTTGTATTGCTGGCGTTTCAGAACTGAACAGCCCTAAGTCTGACCATATCTTCATGTTTACATACAGGATCTTTTTCACCAAAGTTCATGCTCTTTGACTTGACTGACTTTACCATGCTAAGGCATAACTAAGTGGAAGAACTACCAGTATCTTCCCTAAGACTTGAATGTTGCATTAAATTGactttctaaaataatataaagCAAATTATGCAGAGAAGATTACTATATTAGGATTTGTTTctcattaaacattttttccttttatgctgTTGCAGTGCAGTGGCAGAgcagttacatttttttgtcAGGGATTTTCATCTACCTAAAGTgagaagttttaaatatttttttttacagtttgtgTTGTGTTACAAAATAGTCTTGGAAATCATCTGAGTCAAAACATACACGTTTCCCGGACTTCCAGTTTTTGGATTCTGTCATTGAACCTGACTCTGAGCAGATCTTACTATGCTCTGAATTGATCTTTAAATTGCACTGAGGGACTGGAAATGGCAAAGAGTAGATAGAAAAGCATATAAGAAGGCATAAAGGGATGCCTTTACTCTATCCTTTGTTCAATATGTATGTCTTTGAAACTCTTCCTGTACATGCATTCCCTCAACATGCAAGATCTTACCAGTAGTAACTTTGCCCTAATTTAAGCAAATGGGTCTAAACCCAGTTCAGTTGTATCCTAATGTCAGTGCGTCTGACAGGGTTGGAGAATGCCCGTAATGTTTTTGCACTCCTGTAACCGATTGCTTCTAAATATGTTGGGAACATTTTCtcaatataaataaacaagaacTCCCTTGAAATGGCATGCAGAGAACTGTCACCAAGGGGATTATACGGGTTGCAATGTTTGCCTGCTGTAGGTGTGGGGTGAGCTGAGGTACCATGGAGCCTGTTAGTGTAGGTACAGGGCTCTCTGCACGTGGCTGCATTTTCAAGCCAGCTCTTTTGGAGGTAATATTAGCTTATATTAGCACAAGTGGGAatagctttatttattattatttaatttggaTGTAGCCCTTGAACAAAGAGCGTATTGCTCATTCACGACACGTCTGTTCCCTCAGTCTCCTGCACtaagagggaggggagaaacaATTCTTGGTTTGGTTGGAAAATGCCTGTTCTTTCCAGCTGTGCAGGCATTAACGTTGTTTTGCATCTTCTGCTGCAGCGTGCCTCCTCCGTCAGCTTCCAGTAAGATTTTCAAACTTGTCATAAAAGCAACAGTTTTTGGACTGATGGGATATGGCTGCTACCGGATAGGTCAAAGGACAGTTCAGTTCATTCTCTCgatgccagcagcacagagctatCTGCAGAAGCTGACAGAAATAAGGTCTCAGCATTGAACACCCAGCGGAGGCACAACGTGAAGAAGGTGGCTGACAAGAGTGATGGAGGCAACAGATGGGAACCAGACTGAACGAAGAGGGAAATGAGGATTCTAGCCCAGAGGTGATTGCTGAGCAAAGCTGAATTGCTGTATAATAAAAGATTTGATACTGATGTTACACCAGCTATATGATCTAATGAGTAAGCTTGATTCCTGGTGTGTTGCATGAAACCACATGATTCCAGATTGAGGCAAATGAAATATGTACACAagcatatatattatatatataagtactgtatatataatatatattaatgatGATGTAGTACAGACAGCTTAAAGAGTGTATgtttatgactttttttcccagaggaaaCAGAACAACACAAAGTAACCAAATCTGGCTGTGTCTGCTCTGAAATTCAGGGACACTTGTCTTGAAtgattctttgttttttgtcttttttttccttgggtaTAATAATACTCAGTGGTCATTTCTGGTGCCAGCCACTTTTACAACATAACTCAGAAGGACATCTTCTCAATGTGTGTTTTatacttaaaaacatttaggctttttttaaacttaagaGCTTTCcaaaaatttcagaattttacagGCTGTCATACGTACACTGCTCCAATTTTTTACAAGCCttactgaagaacagaaacGTTGCCTTTCGATTGCGTCCCTCACTCCCGCCACCAGTTGAATCATCTTTCTCCTGTGTAGAGAAGGTATAGCCACACCATCAGAATGCAATGTGGTTTGTCAGATGTTTACAGGACACTCTGTTCCTTTAGATTAGGTTatttaaattgtattatttAGCCAAATCCTGCTGGATTCAGTGTTGTAAATTTAAGAGGCTAGAACTACTGTACAAGTTACTTTTGTTTCTCGGACCTTCCATTACTGGGACAAGAAGTCTGGAATTGATAGTACCTGCCCCTCATTTTTGATAcatgataatattttatttatcgGTGTGATTTCTCAGTGGATGaatattttaatctatttaataGAAAAGCAATGTTCAACTTAGCTTTTACAAACTAGCTGTAGCATTTTATTTGGGTTACTTGCTATTTATACATAGAATTATGGGTACTTCAGACTGCTGCGATGTTTATAAATTTTCCAGAACAGCCATCTGTCATccatctatttctttttctttctttaatccTTGTCTCATACTTAATAGGAGGTTTTGGTACCCTTTATACAGGATTGTCGATGATTGTAAAGTGCCCTCTGCAATCAGCTAGTCCCAGTTCAGCAGTGCGAATAGTTTTAATCGTCATATCAAAGTTTTAACCTGGTGTATTTGAACGGAAGAAGCCCATTTGCTCCTCAGGCTCACATACAGTTGCTCATtgattaaagtaattttttatcTATATTAATTGCTTTTGGGATTGGAAAATGAGAACTGGTGTTTGaggcaagaggaggaaaaggtgaTCGTGTGCTTTGTGTTCCTTTGCTGGTTCGATAAAATCAACGAACTGTTTTTAGTAGGGTGAATTTCCAGAGCCTTGTGTTGGAAATCGTCCTAAACGGTCTATTGTTTGCTGAAAGTATGTACGTGTATCTTCCATGCAGTGTTgtctttttcaagttttttaaatgaaattaagggTCTGATGCCCCTCTCCGTGATGGCTGGGAGCTGGTCTGTCCATGCAACCTGATGCTTTTCTGCCTTGCACTTTGCAAATTTTGAGTCCCTGTGCAGCAAATCATTTAAGCACGTGTTTATCTTTAAACCTGTTAAATCTAACCCAGTCCTGCAGAGCTCTTAAGACAATGCAAGGTGCTTTTCTGGATCTGGGCCCTTAGGTGGTGTGCAGGGAATACACCTTAGCAAACGAGAACGGCAGCAATTCACACTGCTTCAGCACAGGAGTGTAAATGGTAACACGCTCTTGGAGTGGAGTCAGGTCCTTTTACTTTCCATCTGTCAGTGCTTAAGAAACCACCAGCTATCTCTAGCGAGATGAAAAGTAGCATTTATAAACAATTTATAGAAGACTAGAGTGACTGCCTGACTTttaattcctgatttttttgtaaAGGTTTAATGTATTGTTTACAATTAAGCAGTCCTATTTGAAGAACTCTCTTACActttatgtacatttttaagagatgaaagcaaaagcttAAGCTCATTCTTCTCCTGGCTTTACTGAAATACCAAAaggtggttgttgttttgtggttgtgtttttctttttttttttttgagagcttTTAAGCTGGTAGAGATCAATATATTGATATCTCGCTTTAAGATATCTACAGATTTTTAAGGTATCTGCAGATATTTCAAAAGCTCTGTAGATCTTTGATATCTGTGCTCAGGTAATtttacacaaaagaaaacaaatctacGGTAAACTTTAGATATGAGCCTTAAACTTGGGTGGGACTAATGCTAAATGATTGTCATGGAGCATTCTTGCAGGCTTAATGTGTTACGCTTTTTAGCTAGAAGTGTAAGTTGTCCATTTGTTATTCAgtccttttctgcagttaaTATCTcaagtctgtttctttttttttttttctcaaagcatGTCAGCAGATTCTTAAGGGAGGCTGTTTGTGGACAGAGACAGAGAATTTGCGATTCCTTCCCACTATTGCAAACGGGCAGATCATATGCCTGCACTGTTTACGCAGTGGCACTTGAAAGCCTGATGAATTTGCAGAACTGCCAGTCCTGCGAATCCAAACGTGAATGCTCGATGTTGTATATTCAATGTGTTATACTGTCTATGTAACAATCAGTGTTTTAGGTCCATTCTTTTCTGTTCTAGTCAGTCCTTTCAGTGTTAAGAGCATCctgtaaaatttaaatatgttgAATTGTCCCAGCCCCACCTCAACCTTATGAAGccatattgtattttttttggtgacatgTACACCTGCTTATGCATTTGTACATGTAATGtaaatttgaagtatttttaacaatgtGTGCCTTTACTCTAAAGTGATTTAAAGTAAACAGCAGTATGTTCtatgatataaaaaataaaatattttaaccacCGTTTCTCTTGaaggcatttattttccatattagTATTTTTGGGAACAAGCACTGATTAGCTAGGTCTAGTACGCAGCAATTTTACTATCCACCACGTTTTTCTGAGCAAGAGCTTCAGCTGGAATAAATACCTCCCACTGAGGGGCATCTGACTTTAATGCTGAAGGAAGgaaactagatttttttctgcctactGCATGTTATCAGTAAAGAAAAGGATGAGTTTCCCTGCCCTGCTGAATGCCCAGGGAGACTAACTTTTCAATGGAAGCATCCAAATTTGGAGTCCAGAGCTAGGCATGGGGAGTGGATTTGGTTGTTGCTCTTTTTTAACTTCTCTCCAGGGCTCAGTCGTGCAAGGAGCTGATGGCCTTAGTCCCAGCCCAGCAAAGCGCTCAAACACCTGCCTAGCATCGGGCACAGATGGTTACTGGTGCTTGCGGTGCTGCCCTCTGCGTGGGAATCAGAGTCCTCAAGTGGAAAAGGTGTGGGGTTAGGAGCAGAACTTTCAAACGGAGCCAGGTAGCTCAAAATGAGCGTTGCTGtgaaggggtggggggagctgctAATAAAAAAGACCCTGTACTCATACTGAAAACATGCATCTAAGCAGCACTCTGCACGTACAAGGCACTGGCTCGTTAGTCACTACTTGCATGCTTTTCAGTCAGTGGCCAGACTTCTTGCCTGTACCCAAGTGTGAAGCAAGGTTTGCGGGTGCAGTCCTGTGGTCCTTGATCCAGCAAAAGCTTCCAGCACTTGCACTTTGAGCTGCGGCTGCGGAAGAAGTACTGAGtaagcactttcttttttagttACCCTCAAATACCGCCCCCGAGACTGGCGGCTGACGTGTCACCGCACAGCAGGTTGGCTCCCGGGCACTGCTGAGGTGGCAGCAGGAATCGGGGCAGCAGCCCCCTTCGCACACCCTGCGTGGCCACCAGCGTTGCCCCCATACAGCTGCCTAAGGATATGCTTATGATGAGTTCTTTTCTATGCTCAACCatattaaaattttgatttttgaggTGAATTAGCAGTGCCCAGATTTCCCCCGGAAGCTGTTTGTTTCGTGAAGCATCTGAAAAGCACTGACAACTATCTCTAATTAATTATCTCAAAGTGCCAGGCAGTAATGGGAACTACAGCTGGAAAAGAAGCACAGTCACCTGTGTAACTCAAAGATCTCATGtacatattttcctgtttctaagCCTGAAATAAACTTTAATTTTAGACTTGAGTGTTCTGAGAGTGGCTTTATTGCGAGATGCATATACTGCAGTATTTGCAGGGGAAGGGTCACCTCCCCAGCTCTGACTGATGGACCGAATTCAGGGTGATGCTGAGTGCTGTTGAAATGTGCGTTGAAGAGTTCAAACCCAGAACACAAGGAGCTCAAAAAGACTGAAATGGGTCTAGTGCCTGTACAGGTGGAAGGTGCCCTTTGTCCTCTGTGTGCTGTGGTCTTACCAAAGTGGGGCAAATGAAGCTTCCCCTCTTTGGGAGAGTACAGCAGCAAAGATGGGGCTGGCCTTATCCTCCCTCCCAGGAAGCAAAAGGTTGGTAACTGGTGGTGTGTGCACTCGTTTCCTTGACAAGACCTTCCCTTGggccctgctctgtgccagaGGCATCCCAAATCAGTGCTCGCTTTTGATCTCTTGGGGTTTTGCATGTCCCTGGAAGTGCTACAAGGGAAGCTCTAGTGGTGTGTTAGGTcgagaagggaaaaaaacgcTACCACTTTCACACTTTTCTCATCCAAAATACTCAGTACTGATGCACTGAGACTGATGCatgaaggaaagagggaaaaaaaaaaaaacgacttctaggaaaaaaagctgtgtttagACCATGAATTCAGTTTAAGGGGCATCTCCTCCCACCCAAGCAATATTCTTTCACTGGTGAAACCTTCCTGCTTTTGGCTACAAAGCTGGTTTCACAAATTGGGCAAAGTAATTCAGAGGGATGTTTTGATCAGTGTGTGCGTGCCATTAACACGCGGTGTCTCTGCAGGGAATGACGCGCAcacctgccagccccagggatTATTTGTGAAGTCCCTGGAGTCCTCTGGGGCCaagaatgggttgcccagggaagtggtggcatcaccgtccctg
This genomic window from Cygnus olor isolate bCygOlo1 chromosome 1, bCygOlo1.pri.v2, whole genome shotgun sequence contains:
- the TRABD gene encoding traB domain-containing protein isoform X1 — its product is MQEEQQPEAAADPMSSSDAPEDGPKETSSISQNISDAEAFKILLEMKMKKRQKKPSLPSTVTELDTEDGSKVYVVGTAHFSDSSKKDVVKTIQEVQPDVVVVELCQYRVSMLKMDEKTLLKEAKEINLEKLQQAIKQNGVMSGLMQMLLLKVSAHITEQLGMAPGGEFREAFKEASKVPFCKFHLGDRPIPVTFKRAIAALSFWQKVKLAWGLCFLSDPISKDDVEKCKQKDLLEQMMAEMIGEFPDLHRTIVSERDIYLTYMLKQAAKQIELPRASETEPRRYIPAVVVGVVGMGHVPGIEKNWNSDLNIQEIMSVPPPSASSKIFKLVIKATVFGLMGYGCYRIGQRTVQFILSMPAAQSYLQKLTEIRSQH
- the TRABD gene encoding traB domain-containing protein isoform X2 — its product is MKMKKRQKKPSLPSTVTELDTEDGSKVYVVGTAHFSDSSKKDVVKTIQEVQPDVVVVELCQYRVSMLKMDEKTLLKEAKEINLEKLQQAIKQNGVMSGLMQMLLLKVSAHITEQLGMAPGGEFREAFKEASKVPFCKFHLGDRPIPVTFKRAIAALSFWQKVKLAWGLCFLSDPISKDDVEKCKQKDLLEQMMAEMIGEFPDLHRTIVSERDIYLTYMLKQAAKQIELPRASETEPRRYIPAVVVGVVGMGHVPGIEKNWNSDLNIQEIMSVPPPSASSKIFKLVIKATVFGLMGYGCYRIGQRTVQFILSMPAAQSYLQKLTEIRSQH